The nucleotide window TTACAAATCCATCGACGAAGTGATGGCCAGGCAAACCGATCTGGTTGAAGTGGTCCACACCTTGAAACAAGTGCTTTGTGTGAAGGGTGCATAGCGCCGAAGGCGGCGGCTAGCCTAGGAAAGTATCGCGTCATCCGCGTAAGTTTCGACCAAACAACGCAAGCAATGCCTTCCAGCCGTGCTCGGCCCACATCTGATCATGGGTAGGAAAATCCAGCACCATCCAGCCATGCGCGGCACCGGAATAGATTTTGGCGACATGGCGCACGCCAGCCGCAGTCAAGGCTGCTTCCAGCCGCTCGGCCATTGCCGGTGGGTAGCTCTCATCGTTGTCCGCGCCAGCCACATAGACCTCGGCTTTCAACTTTGACGCCAGCAGATGCGGGCTATCCGGCGCGCTTGTCGCCAGATTGCCGCCATGGAAGCTGGCGACCGCCGCGAAATGATCCGGATAGGTGGCAGCCGAGGTGATCGCCATGCGGCCACCCATACAAAAACCTACTGCGCCGATCCTATTACCGGCAACATCGGTGCGTGTGTCGAGATAGGCCAGAAAGGCCTCGGTGTCCTCCGCTGCTTTGACGTTACCGGTCGTCGCCATCAGCGGGCCGAGTATCGCGTCTACGTCCCCCTTGAAGACCTCTTTGGGCACCAAGGGCCCATAAGGGCCATAGCGATAGAAAAGGTCCGGCAGCAACACGATGTAGCCCGCGTCAGCAAGGCGCTGCGCCATCTCGACCACCGCAGGCCGCATCCCACCGGCATCCGAGTAGAAGATCGCCGCAGGCCAAGGCCCCCGGCCACTGGGTGACATGACATGCACGCGGCATTCGCCGTCGCGAGTTTGAATAGTGACTTGTTCGTAGGCCATGATGTAGCTTTACTCTGATAGTCAAAATCAGCAGGGGCAAGTTTCACTTTAACGTAGTTGGCAGCGTGCAATACAAGCTGATCGTCGGTGCAGCCAACGTCAAGTTCAGGCCGAGCTGCTGACGCCAAATCTGATAATTCCGTAAATTTAAGTGTGTTTAATACACACAATGAACAGGAAAGACCTAAGGAAGGTCTGATCAAGACGGTTTCAGAATCTGCTTTTCCGGCCCAACTGACTCGATTTTCATCATGCAGAAAAATTGCTCAAGGATAGGCCAGAATCGGGGGAACTTTCACCCCGGCAGGCCCGTTTTGGGCGCACCTCGCCCATTTCGGGCGCACCTATCCTGCCGCAGCCATCAAATGGTGGCGCATCTTCAACTGCGCCGTATTCTTGGCCAGGCCCTGATAGCGTACCTTGGTAAATCCAAACTGGCATTTGATCACCCGAAACGGATGCTCTACTCTGGCGCGCAGGCTGGCCTTGGTTCGTTCGTAGGATTCCAGCATCCTCCCCATGTTGCTCTTGCCCAGCACCATTCCTCCTCACCATGCAGCAGCGCATGGGCCTGCGTGACATCATGAACATTGGCCGCCGTCCCCACCACGGTGTGCACCAAGCCGGTCATGTCTACGCCAATGTGGGCCTTCATGCCAAAGTGCCACTGATTGCCCTTCTTGGTCTGATGCATCTCGGGGTCCCGCGCACCAGTAGCGTTCTTCGTGGAGCTGGGCGCTTCGATGATCGTGGCGTCAATGATCGTACCCTTGCGCACTGTGATGCCTTGATCGGCCAGCAACAGGTTCACCGCCTCCAGGGCATCGGCCGCAATGTCGTGGGCCTCCAGCAGATGGCGAAAGTTCAGGATCGTCGTCTCGTCTGGAATGCTGCCGCGCGTCAGCGACAGCTTGGCAAAGTTGCGAATCGAGGTGCTGTCATACAGCGCTTCTTCCATCGCCGGGTCCGACAGGTTCTGGTAGTGAACCCTGGCAGTGTGGGCTTGCAGGCGTATGAAGCCTGCCACCCCTTTCCCCACGTGATGCAAACCAACTCCCCCGAAGCCCGGTATGCCATTATTCAGCGCACGGGAACCAAGTGGTTGGTTGACTTGCGACAAGTCCCTTACGATCATGCTTCAGCCGCTGATTTGGCCCGCCATCGCGGACGGCTGGATTGGGAAGCGGCCGTGCGAGTTGGACGAATGGCGTAGCGCGCCGGAGCAACCCGGTCTCATCAGCGTCCCGCACCTAAAAAAGAAAGACTTGAGTATTGATCAGGTCATTGAAAGCGCCAAGGACGCCACTGCCCTATGGATTGAGACACTATCAGCAACAGTGAATCCGTCCCCAAACCCTCTTGCGTGTTTCAGGTACTTGTTTTAATTCAGGGGGATAATGTATAGATGTTGATTATTCTGGCATCCACCAAAGGAAAATCCCCATGCTCGTACAAGCCTATGGCGCCTATGCTGGCGACCAACCCCTCGAACCCCTGGCCATCAAACGCCGCCAACCAGGCCCGCATGACGTCCAGATCGACATCGCATTCTGCGGTGTCTGTCACTCCGATCTGCATCAGGTACGCTCCGAATGGGCAGGCACCCAGTTTCCTTGCGTACCCGGCCACGAAATCGTGGGCCGAGTAACAGCAGTCGGCGAGCACGTACACACATTCCAGCCGGGCGACCTGGTTGGCGTCGGCTGTATCGTCGACAGCTGCAGGCACTGTCCGGACTGCGAAGAAGGTCTGGAGAACTACTGCGACAACATGGTGGGTACCTATAATGCCCCGACGCAGGACGAACCGGGCTGGACTCTGGGGGGCTACTCGCAAAAAATCGTGGTGCATGAGCACTATGTGCTGCGCATCCGCCATCCTGAAGATCAACTGGCAGCAGTCGCGCCATTGTTGTGCGCTGGCATTACCACCTACTCGCCATTGCGTCACTGGAACGTCGGACCAGGCAAGCGGGTCGGCGTGGTCGGTATCGGCGGCCTGGGCCACATGGGCATCAAGATCGCCCACGCGCTCGGCGCGCACGTGGTTGCCTTTACAACATCTGAAAGCAAACGTGAGGCAGCGAAGGCACTGGGAGCCGATGAAGTCGTGGTGTCTCGCCACACAGAGGAAATGGCTGTGCAAGCCAAACGCCTCGACTTCATCCTCAATACCGTGGCAGCACCACACAAGCTCGACGCATTCCTGGGATTGCTCAAACGCGATGGAACCATGGCCTTGGTCGGAGCACCCGCCTCGCCGCACCCATCGCCCAATGTGTTCAACCTGATCACGAAGCGCCGCGCCCTCGCGGGTTCGATGATCGGCGGCATTCCTGAAACACAGG belongs to Castellaniella sp. and includes:
- a CDS encoding NAD(P)-dependent alcohol dehydrogenase gives rise to the protein MLVQAYGAYAGDQPLEPLAIKRRQPGPHDVQIDIAFCGVCHSDLHQVRSEWAGTQFPCVPGHEIVGRVTAVGEHVHTFQPGDLVGVGCIVDSCRHCPDCEEGLENYCDNMVGTYNAPTQDEPGWTLGGYSQKIVVHEHYVLRIRHPEDQLAAVAPLLCAGITTYSPLRHWNVGPGKRVGVVGIGGLGHMGIKIAHALGAHVVAFTTSESKREAAKALGADEVVVSRHTEEMAVQAKRLDFILNTVAAPHKLDAFLGLLKRDGTMALVGAPASPHPSPNVFNLITKRRALAGSMIGGIPETQEMLDFCAEHGIVADIELIRANEINTAYERMLKGDVKYRFVIDNGTLIA
- a CDS encoding dienelactone hydrolase family protein, which produces MAYEQVTIQTRDGECRVHVMSPSGRGPWPAAIFYSDAGGMRPAVVEMAQRLADAGYIVLLPDLFYRYGPYGPLVPKEVFKGDVDAILGPLMATTGNVKAAEDTEAFLAYLDTRTDVAGNRIGAVGFCMGGRMAITSAATYPDHFAAVASFHGGNLATSAPDSPHLLASKLKAEVYVAGADNDESYPPAMAERLEAALTAAGVRHVAKIYSGAAHGWMVLDFPTHDQMWAEHGWKALLALFGRNLRG